Proteins encoded in a region of the Flavobacterium sp. MDT1-60 genome:
- a CDS encoding quinone oxidoreductase: MKALTFSSFGNSDVLEYIEIPNPQLKNDEILVEMKAIGLNFADVYRRKGNYHLKGNPPFIAGYEGAGIVIDANNHPEYKIGDRVAFADAPFANAELVAVNINHVLPLPEAISFETAASILLQGLTAHYLATDSHKTAKGETLLIHAVAGGVGQTLTQISKLLGANVIGLTSSSEKAKVAFEQGADHVFLYNDDWKSQVFKITPNGVDVAYDSIGSTLMESFAVTKECGQVVFFGMAGGDPEPVDPRMLMDGSKTLTGGDLWSYLNSKEERIKRANQLFTWIIEEKITLSTPTSFKLSEGKLAHDYLESRKSTGKIILIP, encoded by the coding sequence ATGAAAGCACTTACCTTCTCTTCTTTCGGAAATTCAGATGTTTTAGAATATATAGAAATTCCGAATCCGCAATTAAAAAACGATGAAATTCTAGTCGAGATGAAAGCCATCGGATTGAATTTTGCCGATGTTTACAGACGAAAGGGAAATTATCATTTAAAAGGAAATCCGCCTTTTATTGCAGGTTATGAAGGTGCCGGAATTGTGATTGATGCCAACAATCATCCTGAATATAAAATTGGAGATCGTGTGGCTTTCGCCGATGCTCCTTTTGCAAATGCCGAATTGGTCGCTGTAAATATAAATCACGTTTTACCATTACCGGAAGCAATTTCATTTGAAACTGCCGCTTCTATCTTACTTCAAGGTTTAACTGCACATTATTTAGCAACCGACAGTCATAAAACAGCAAAAGGCGAAACCCTTTTAATTCATGCAGTTGCAGGAGGGGTTGGTCAGACATTAACACAAATCAGCAAACTTTTGGGCGCTAATGTAATTGGTTTAACTTCCTCTTCAGAAAAAGCAAAAGTAGCTTTTGAACAAGGTGCCGATCATGTTTTTCTTTATAATGATGATTGGAAATCACAAGTTTTCAAAATAACTCCAAATGGTGTTGACGTTGCTTACGACAGTATCGGAAGCACGTTGATGGAAAGTTTTGCAGTTACAAAAGAATGTGGGCAAGTCGTTTTCTTCGGAATGGCGGGCGGTGATCCGGAACCTGTAGATCCAAGAATGCTAATGGACGGCTCCAAAACATTAACTGGTGGCGATTTATGGAGTTATTTAAATTCTAAAGAAGAACGAATCAAAAGAGCCAATCAATTATTCACTTGGATTATAGAAGAAAAAATTACGCTTTCAACTCCAACATCTTTCAAATTATCCGAAGGAAAATTGGCGCATGATTATCTTGAAAGCCGAAAAAGTACCGGAAAAATAATTCTAATTCCGTAA
- the lptB gene encoding LPS export ABC transporter ATP-binding protein, which yields MKLRADNLIKTYKGRSVVKGISVEVNQGEIVGLLGPNGAGKTTSFYMIVGLVKPNQGNIYLDDLNITDYPMYKRAQQGIGYLAQEASVFRKLSIEDNILSVLQLTKLSKEEQIAKMESLIEEFSLEHIRTNRGDLLSGGERRRTEIARALATDPKFILLDEPFAGVDPVAVEDIQRIVAQLKNKNIGILITDHNVQETLAITDKTYLMFEGGILKAGIPEELVEDEMVRRVYLGQNFELRKKKLEF from the coding sequence ATGAAGCTAAGAGCCGATAATTTAATCAAAACCTATAAAGGACGTAGTGTTGTAAAAGGGATTTCTGTTGAAGTAAACCAAGGAGAAATCGTGGGACTTTTGGGTCCTAATGGTGCCGGGAAAACAACTTCGTTTTACATGATTGTGGGATTAGTAAAGCCAAACCAGGGAAATATCTATCTTGATGATTTGAACATTACCGATTACCCAATGTACAAACGTGCTCAGCAAGGAATTGGTTATCTGGCACAGGAAGCTTCTGTTTTTAGAAAATTAAGTATTGAAGATAACATACTGAGTGTTTTGCAATTGACTAAACTTTCAAAGGAAGAGCAAATTGCAAAAATGGAAAGTTTAATTGAAGAATTCAGTTTAGAACATATTCGTACCAACCGTGGTGATTTACTTTCAGGGGGAGAACGTCGTCGTACTGAAATTGCACGTGCTTTGGCAACAGATCCAAAATTTATTTTATTGGATGAACCTTTTGCAGGAGTTGACCCGGTTGCGGTTGAAGATATTCAAAGAATTGTCGCACAGTTAAAAAACAAAAACATCGGAATCTTAATTACCGATCACAACGTTCAGGAAACATTGGCAATTACTGACAAAACCTACTTAATGTTTGAAGGAGGAATTTTGAAAGCCGGAATTCCGGAAGAATTAGTTGAAGATGAAATGGTTCGCCGTGTTTATCTTGGACAAAACTTCGAATTGCGTAAAAAGAAACTTGAATTTTAG
- a CDS encoding aminopeptidase P N-terminal domain-containing protein — protein sequence MKQFLLLFTLLISAVHIHAQENLPTDYLSKEFHKGRREAFRNMMPANSVAVVFSYPERVFSKDVNYNFHQNPDMYYLTGYKEPDGVLLLFKEPQGTEKYTEVLFVRERNAAREIWTGRRLGVEGAKSKLGFSNAYNGNNFNAFKIDFKKFDKIIYDKIPTDLEGNKSGFDLFGLLQIFKSKAEITNENEASIKLFSSITNALREIKTPEEMELMRKTVKLSCVAHNEVMKAVGPDMSENEADGIHAYIHRKYGAEGEGYPPIVGVGANGCILHYGENNSTKMDNQLLLMDVGSEYHGYSADVTRTIPANGKFTEEQKAIYQLVYDAQEEVFKICKEGTRIQDLNTRSREVITAGLIKLGIITDPQDSRIYYPHGCSHFLGLDVHDKGNYGGNLKENMILTVEPGIYIPANSKCDKKWWNIGVRIEDDIAIKKDSYENLSAESPRKWEDVEKMAAQKSTFNEMKFPKI from the coding sequence ATGAAGCAATTTCTTTTATTGTTTACTTTATTAATTAGTGCTGTTCATATACACGCACAGGAAAACCTTCCTACAGATTATCTTTCAAAAGAATTTCACAAGGGACGCCGTGAAGCCTTTAGGAATATGATGCCGGCTAATTCAGTTGCGGTCGTTTTTTCTTATCCGGAAAGAGTTTTTTCTAAAGATGTCAACTACAATTTTCATCAAAATCCTGATATGTATTACCTGACAGGTTACAAAGAACCAGATGGTGTTTTATTGCTATTTAAAGAACCGCAAGGAACTGAAAAATACACTGAAGTTCTTTTTGTCAGAGAAAGAAATGCTGCCCGGGAAATATGGACAGGAAGACGACTGGGTGTTGAAGGAGCCAAATCTAAACTGGGTTTTTCTAACGCTTATAATGGCAACAATTTTAATGCTTTCAAAATAGATTTTAAGAAATTTGACAAAATTATTTATGACAAAATTCCGACAGATCTTGAAGGAAATAAAAGTGGATTTGATCTTTTTGGCCTGCTCCAAATTTTCAAAAGCAAAGCAGAAATTACCAACGAAAACGAAGCATCAATAAAGTTATTTTCAAGTATCACCAACGCACTTCGGGAAATCAAAACTCCGGAAGAAATGGAATTAATGCGCAAAACCGTTAAACTTTCCTGTGTTGCTCACAACGAAGTTATGAAAGCCGTTGGTCCGGATATGAGCGAAAATGAGGCTGACGGAATTCATGCCTACATCCACAGAAAATATGGGGCTGAAGGCGAAGGTTATCCGCCAATTGTTGGTGTTGGAGCAAACGGATGTATATTGCATTATGGCGAAAACAACAGCACAAAAATGGACAATCAATTGTTATTGATGGATGTTGGCTCTGAATATCACGGTTATTCTGCCGATGTTACCAGAACAATTCCGGCAAACGGAAAATTCACTGAAGAACAAAAAGCCATTTATCAATTGGTTTATGACGCTCAGGAAGAAGTTTTTAAAATCTGTAAAGAAGGAACCCGCATTCAGGATTTAAATACAAGATCAAGAGAAGTGATCACAGCGGGATTAATCAAGCTTGGAATCATCACAGATCCCCAAGATTCCAGAATTTATTATCCGCACGGATGCTCACATTTTCTTGGTCTCGATGTTCATGATAAAGGAAATTACGGGGGTAATTTAAAAGAAAACATGATCCTGACTGTTGAACCGGGAATTTATATTCCTGCAAACAGTAAATGTGATAAAAAATGGTGGAATATTGGTGTTCGTATCGAAGATGACATTGCCATCAAGAAAGATTCCTATGAAAATCTTTCTGCCGAGTCGCCAAGAAAATGGGAGGATGTTGAAAAAATGGCAGCGCAGAAAAGCACTTTCAACGAGATGAAATTTCCAAAAATATAA
- the tatC gene encoding twin-arginine translocase subunit TatC, whose protein sequence is MAKKNLGEMSFLDHLEELRWLLVRSTTATLIMAFVTYFISDYLFDKIILGPTRPTFFTYRWFCDLSHQLGFADSICITELNFIIQNTEMEGQVNIFVWMCILAGFILSFPYILWEIWKFISPALYVKERKNAKVFIFTSSLLFFLGVLFGYFVVIPMSVNFVATFSVSDVVKNQFTLDSYMGMVKTSILGSAIFFELPIAIYFLTKLGLVTPDFLRKYWKYAVIIILIIAAIVTPPDVVSQTIVAIPMLLIYEVSILISKVVYRNKLKENV, encoded by the coding sequence ATGGCAAAAAAGAACCTTGGCGAGATGTCATTTTTAGACCATCTTGAAGAACTAAGATGGCTATTAGTAAGAAGTACAACTGCAACATTAATAATGGCATTTGTTACTTATTTTATTAGTGATTATTTATTTGACAAAATTATTTTAGGTCCTACCAGACCTACTTTTTTCACTTATAGATGGTTTTGTGATTTATCACATCAACTAGGTTTTGCGGATAGTATCTGTATTACTGAACTGAATTTTATTATTCAGAATACTGAAATGGAAGGTCAGGTAAATATCTTTGTATGGATGTGTATTTTGGCTGGTTTCATTTTAAGTTTCCCTTATATTTTATGGGAAATCTGGAAGTTCATTAGTCCAGCATTATATGTAAAAGAAAGAAAAAATGCTAAAGTATTCATATTCACTTCTTCTTTGCTTTTCTTTTTAGGAGTATTGTTTGGCTATTTTGTTGTCATTCCCATGTCAGTGAATTTCGTTGCCACTTTCTCTGTGAGTGATGTTGTAAAGAATCAATTTACGCTAGACTCTTATATGGGAATGGTAAAAACCAGTATTTTGGGCAGTGCAATATTCTTTGAATTACCGATCGCTATTTATTTCTTAACCAAATTAGGATTAGTAACTCCTGATTTCTTAAGAAAATATTGGAAATATGCTGTAATTATCATTTTGATTATTGCAGCAATCGTAACTCCTCCGGACGTAGTAAGCCAAACTATTGTGGCAATACCAATGTTACTTATTTACGAAGTGAGTATCCTGATTTCAAAGGTTGTTTATAGAAATAAATTGAAAGAAAATGTCTGA
- the recQ gene encoding DNA helicase RecQ — MNSNEIEIHKELKKYFGFSQFKGLQEQVITSILGKTNTFVIMPTGGGKSLCYQLPALIQDGTAIVVSPLIALMKNQVDAIRSLSSENGIAHVLNSSLTKTEIAQVKKDITSGLTKLLYVAPESLTKEEYVAFLQSVPISFVAIDEAHCISEWGHDFRPEYRNLKNIIKQLGQVPIIGLTATATPKVQEDILKNLDMSDANTFKASFNRPNLYYEVRTKTKNIESDIIRFIKQHKGKSGIIYCLSRKKVESIAEVLQVNGISAVPYHAGLDAKTRAKHQDMFLMEDVDVVVATIAFGMGIDKPDVRFVIHHDIPKSLESYYQETGRAGRDGGEGHCLAYYSYKDVEKLEKFMSGKPVAEQEIGFALLQEVVAYAETSMSRRKFLLHYFGEEFDSETGEGADMDDNVRNPKNKIEAQDQVVKLLEIVRDTKHIYKSKEIVFTLIGRVNAVIKAHKTDTQSFFGSGSDHDEKYWMALLRQVLVAGYLSKDIETYGVVKITKEGLNFIKKPISFLMSEDHEYNESEDEAIVTAAKSSGTADEVLMGMLRELRKKVAKKLGVPPFVVFQDPSLEDMALKYPISLTELYNIHGVGEGKAKKYGGEFVALISRYVEDNDIIRPDDLVVKSTGVNSANKLYIIQNIDRKLSLNDIASAKGLTMDALIKEMEQIVYAGTKLNIKYWVDDMLDDDQQEEIHDYFMESESDKIEDALKEFDGDYDIDELRLMRIKFISEVAN, encoded by the coding sequence ATGAATTCAAACGAAATTGAAATACACAAGGAATTAAAGAAGTATTTCGGCTTTAGCCAATTTAAGGGCTTGCAGGAGCAAGTCATTACGAGTATTTTAGGTAAGACGAATACTTTCGTAATTATGCCTACAGGCGGTGGAAAGTCTCTTTGTTATCAATTACCCGCTTTAATTCAGGACGGAACAGCCATTGTTGTTTCTCCTCTAATTGCTTTGATGAAAAATCAGGTTGATGCGATTCGAAGTCTTTCTTCAGAAAACGGAATTGCCCATGTACTGAATTCCTCCCTTACAAAAACAGAAATTGCTCAGGTAAAAAAAGATATTACTTCTGGTTTGACCAAACTTTTATATGTGGCACCGGAATCTTTGACTAAAGAAGAATATGTTGCTTTTTTACAGAGTGTGCCCATTTCATTTGTCGCCATTGATGAAGCGCATTGTATTTCAGAATGGGGACATGATTTTAGGCCGGAATACCGAAACCTAAAAAACATAATAAAACAATTAGGTCAGGTTCCTATTATAGGACTTACCGCAACTGCAACCCCTAAAGTTCAGGAAGATATTCTTAAAAACCTTGATATGTCTGATGCAAATACTTTTAAAGCATCATTCAACAGACCGAACTTGTACTACGAAGTTCGCACAAAAACGAAAAATATTGAATCGGATATTATTCGATTTATCAAACAACATAAAGGTAAATCCGGAATTATTTATTGCTTAAGCCGTAAAAAAGTGGAATCTATTGCCGAAGTTTTACAAGTGAACGGAATCAGTGCTGTTCCTTATCATGCAGGTCTGGATGCTAAAACCCGCGCTAAACATCAGGACATGTTTTTGATGGAAGACGTAGATGTGGTGGTAGCAACAATCGCCTTCGGAATGGGAATTGACAAACCAGACGTTCGTTTTGTTATTCACCATGATATTCCAAAATCATTGGAAAGTTATTACCAGGAAACAGGTCGTGCTGGTCGTGATGGAGGTGAAGGGCATTGTTTGGCTTACTACTCTTATAAAGATGTAGAAAAGCTGGAGAAATTCATGTCTGGAAAACCAGTTGCTGAACAGGAAATTGGTTTTGCTCTTTTACAGGAAGTTGTGGCTTATGCCGAAACCTCAATGTCACGAAGAAAGTTCTTACTGCATTATTTTGGTGAAGAATTTGACAGCGAAACCGGAGAAGGTGCTGATATGGATGACAATGTTCGGAATCCTAAAAATAAAATTGAAGCGCAGGATCAGGTTGTTAAATTGTTGGAAATCGTTCGCGACACCAAACATATTTACAAATCAAAAGAAATTGTCTTTACTTTAATAGGTCGCGTTAACGCAGTTATTAAAGCACACAAAACAGATACGCAATCCTTTTTTGGTTCAGGTTCAGATCACGATGAAAAATACTGGATGGCTTTGCTTCGACAAGTATTAGTTGCCGGTTATTTATCAAAAGATATCGAGACTTATGGTGTGGTGAAAATCACTAAAGAAGGTTTGAACTTTATTAAAAAACCAATATCCTTTCTGATGTCTGAAGATCATGAATACAATGAATCTGAAGATGAAGCAATTGTAACAGCAGCAAAATCATCCGGTACTGCCGATGAGGTTTTAATGGGAATGCTGCGTGAACTGCGTAAAAAAGTAGCCAAAAAATTAGGCGTTCCTCCGTTTGTTGTTTTTCAGGATCCTTCTTTAGAAGACATGGCTTTAAAATACCCAATTTCTTTAACTGAATTATATAATATTCATGGAGTTGGTGAAGGAAAAGCTAAAAAATACGGTGGAGAATTTGTAGCCTTAATTAGTCGTTATGTCGAAGATAATGATATTATTCGTCCAGACGATTTAGTAGTTAAATCAACAGGAGTAAATTCAGCTAATAAATTATACATCATCCAGAATATAGATCGAAAATTGTCATTGAATGATATTGCTTCTGCAAAAGGTTTAACGATGGACGCTTTGATCAAAGAAATGGAACAAATCGTTTATGCCGGTACAAAACTGAATATCAAATACTGGGTTGATGATATGCTTGATGATGATCAACAGGAAGAAATTCACGATTATTTCATGGAATCAGAATCAGACAAAATCGAAGACGCACTTAAAGAATTTGACGGCGATTATGATATTGATGAATTAAGGCTGATGAGAATTAAGTTTATTAGTGAAGTAGCTAATTAA
- a CDS encoding SIS domain-containing protein has product MISKENILAIAKKTILSESEAIIKLIDFLDENFYETVQRIYETKGRLIVTGIGKSAIIAQKMVATFNSTGTPSMFLHASEAIHGDLGMIQKQDIIICISKSGNSPEIKILVPLLKRFGNTLIAITGNVTSSLAKGSDYVLNTTVEMEACPINLAPTNSTTAQLVMGDALAVCLMEMRDFKPEDFAVYHPGGALGKKLLLRVKDMIEHSLKPMVSPDTSIKKAIFEISEKRLGVTAVIENDKIIGIITDGDIRRMLNDRDSIADLTAKDIMSKNPKLVSSETMAVDALNILEDFSITQLIVADNGEYKGVLHLHDILKEGIV; this is encoded by the coding sequence TTGATTTCAAAAGAAAATATATTGGCGATCGCCAAAAAAACCATACTATCTGAAAGCGAAGCAATTATAAAATTAATTGATTTTCTTGATGAAAATTTCTACGAAACTGTTCAACGCATTTATGAAACCAAAGGCCGACTGATCGTTACCGGAATAGGAAAAAGCGCCATCATCGCTCAAAAAATGGTTGCCACTTTTAACTCAACCGGAACACCTTCTATGTTTCTTCATGCCTCAGAAGCCATTCACGGCGATCTGGGAATGATACAAAAACAAGACATCATTATTTGCATTTCAAAAAGTGGTAACAGCCCTGAAATAAAAATCCTGGTTCCTTTATTAAAACGTTTCGGAAACACTTTAATTGCCATCACAGGAAACGTAACTTCATCTTTAGCTAAAGGTTCTGACTATGTACTGAACACCACAGTTGAGATGGAGGCTTGCCCAATAAACCTTGCTCCAACAAACAGTACTACAGCGCAACTTGTAATGGGTGATGCATTGGCAGTTTGTTTGATGGAAATGCGCGACTTCAAACCAGAAGATTTTGCCGTATATCATCCGGGTGGTGCTTTAGGGAAAAAACTATTGCTTCGCGTAAAAGATATGATTGAACATTCGTTAAAACCAATGGTTTCACCGGACACTTCAATCAAAAAAGCTATTTTTGAAATCTCTGAAAAAAGACTAGGAGTTACTGCCGTAATCGAAAATGACAAAATTATTGGAATTATTACCGATGGAGATATCAGAAGAATGCTGAACGACAGAGATTCTATTGCTGATTTGACTGCAAAAGATATTATGTCGAAAAACCCTAAATTAGTCTCTTCTGAAACCATGGCAGTTGATGCCCTGAACATTTTAGAAGATTTCTCAATAACGCAACTGATTGTTGCTGATAACGGCGAGTACAAAGGAGTATTACATTTACATGACATTTTAAAAGAAGGAATCGTATAA
- a CDS encoding carboxymuconolactone decarboxylase family protein has product MSDIIQEFNDYRSKMNEKLLADNNKIVKRIFNLDTNAYAPGALDVKTKELLGLVASAVLRCDDCVKYHLETSHKEGVTKEEMMEAMGIATLVGGTIVIPHLRRAYEFWEALEEEAAN; this is encoded by the coding sequence ATGTCTGATATCATACAAGAATTTAACGACTATCGTTCTAAAATGAACGAAAAATTATTAGCTGACAATAACAAAATTGTAAAGCGAATATTTAATCTTGACACCAACGCTTATGCGCCTGGAGCTCTTGATGTAAAAACAAAAGAACTTTTAGGATTAGTAGCTTCTGCAGTCTTACGTTGTGATGACTGTGTAAAATACCATTTAGAAACAAGCCATAAAGAAGGTGTTACCAAAGAAGAAATGATGGAAGCAATGGGAATCGCAACTTTGGTTGGCGGAACAATTGTAATTCCACATTTAAGAAGAGCTTACGAATTTTGGGAAGCTTTGGAAGAAGAAGCTGCTAATTAG
- a CDS encoding NAD(P)/FAD-dependent oxidoreductase, with protein MPRELLLQVTPEIAANELLLKDYLSKQIKVSPKEIQHISILKRSIDARQKAIKINLKVIIYLQGEPFQETKIELPLYKDVSAAQEVIVVGAGPAGLFAALQLIELGLKPIVIERGKDVRGRRRDLKAINVDHLVNEDSNYCFGEGGAGTYSDGKLYTRSKKRGDVTRILELLVAFGASEDILVEAHPHIGTNKLPKIIEDIRNKIIEFGGQVLFDTRVTDILVKNNEVEGIVTQTGDKILANKLILATGHSARDIFELLDKKKIFIEAKPFALGVRAEHSQQLIDSIQYSCDYRGEHLPPAPYSIVKQVNGRGMYSFCMCPGGVIAPCATSPGEVVTNGWSPSKRDQVTANSGIVIELKLEDFKPFEKFGALAGMEFQKSIEQKAWHLAGETQKVPAQRMVDFTQNKVSADIPKTSYVPGTTSVEMGQVFPGFLSQILREGFKEFGKSMRGYLTNEAILHAPESRTSSPVRIPRDPLTYEHLQIKGLYPCGEGAGYAGGIISAAIDGEKCALMIAETLK; from the coding sequence ATGCCAAGAGAACTTTTACTTCAGGTAACTCCGGAAATAGCTGCAAACGAATTGTTGCTGAAAGACTATTTGTCTAAACAAATTAAAGTTTCTCCTAAGGAAATCCAACATATTTCTATTTTAAAACGATCTATTGATGCGCGCCAAAAAGCAATCAAAATCAATTTGAAAGTTATTATTTATTTGCAGGGCGAACCTTTTCAGGAAACCAAAATTGAATTACCTCTATATAAAGACGTTTCTGCTGCTCAGGAAGTTATTGTGGTTGGCGCTGGTCCGGCTGGGCTTTTTGCGGCATTGCAATTAATTGAATTAGGCTTAAAGCCGATTGTAATCGAGCGCGGAAAAGACGTTCGAGGACGCCGACGTGACTTAAAAGCAATCAATGTAGATCATTTGGTAAACGAAGATTCTAATTATTGTTTTGGAGAAGGCGGAGCAGGAACATATTCTGACGGAAAATTATATACGCGTTCTAAAAAACGTGGAGATGTTACGAGAATTTTAGAACTTTTAGTTGCTTTTGGAGCTTCTGAAGATATTCTGGTTGAAGCGCATCCGCACATCGGAACCAATAAATTGCCAAAAATCATTGAAGATATTCGAAACAAAATTATCGAGTTTGGTGGTCAGGTTTTGTTTGATACCCGAGTAACTGATATTTTAGTAAAAAATAATGAAGTTGAAGGAATCGTAACGCAAACCGGAGACAAGATTCTGGCGAATAAATTAATCTTAGCGACAGGACATTCGGCGCGGGATATTTTTGAATTGTTAGATAAAAAGAAAATTTTTATAGAAGCAAAACCTTTTGCTTTGGGCGTTCGTGCAGAACATTCACAACAATTAATTGATAGTATTCAATACAGCTGTGATTATCGTGGCGAACATTTACCACCGGCACCGTATTCTATCGTTAAGCAAGTAAATGGTCGTGGTATGTATTCTTTTTGTATGTGTCCAGGTGGAGTAATCGCACCTTGCGCAACGAGCCCAGGTGAAGTGGTTACAAACGGCTGGTCGCCATCAAAACGTGATCAGGTAACGGCAAATTCCGGAATTGTGATCGAATTGAAATTGGAAGATTTTAAGCCTTTTGAAAAATTTGGCGCTTTGGCCGGAATGGAATTTCAAAAAAGCATTGAACAAAAAGCTTGGCATTTGGCGGGCGAAACTCAAAAAGTTCCGGCACAAAGAATGGTCGATTTTACTCAGAATAAAGTTTCTGCGGATATTCCGAAAACATCATATGTTCCGGGAACGACTTCAGTTGAAATGGGACAAGTTTTTCCTGGATTTTTATCACAGATTTTACGAGAAGGTTTTAAGGAATTTGGAAAATCAATGCGTGGTTATTTGACTAATGAAGCGATTTTACACGCACCGGAAAGCAGAACTTCATCACCAGTCAGAATTCCGAGAGATCCCTTAACTTATGAGCACTTGCAAATAAAAGGATTGTATCCGTGTGGAGAAGGAGCAGGGTATGCAGGGGGCATTATATCGGCTGCAATTGATGGTGAGAAATGTGCTTTAATGATTGCTGAAACTTTGAAATAA
- a CDS encoding DUF5808 domain-containing protein, with the protein MMNSEKPTQEDYDNWHKDPNNWYLGFLYFNPKDKRLLPPKRIKWTGWTVNFANPYSVLIFLAILALIPLSLLLK; encoded by the coding sequence ATGATGAATTCAGAAAAGCCAACTCAGGAAGATTACGATAATTGGCACAAGGATCCAAATAATTGGTATTTGGGATTTCTTTATTTTAATCCGAAAGACAAAAGATTACTTCCGCCAAAAAGAATAAAATGGACGGGTTGGACCGTTAATTTTGCAAACCCTTACTCTGTTTTAATATTTCTTGCAATTCTTGCATTAATTCCTCTTAGCCTTTTATTAAAATAA
- the msrA gene encoding peptide-methionine (S)-S-oxide reductase MsrA has protein sequence MKNTILICLFALSLNGFAQNKKPSNLETITLGGGCYWCVEAVYENLDGVKSVVSGFSGGNVADPTYEEVCTGKTGHAEVVQITYDKNVTDINDIFKIFFTVHDPTTLNRQGADVGTQYRSVIFYKNDEQRKAAQSIIAELNKAKVYSSPIVTKVEPFKKFYKAEDYHQNYYANNKNQPYCKMVIQPKIEKFEKVFKDKLKKK, from the coding sequence ATGAAAAATACGATTTTAATTTGCCTTTTCGCTTTATCCCTAAACGGATTTGCACAAAACAAAAAACCTTCAAACCTTGAAACCATTACACTTGGTGGCGGATGTTACTGGTGCGTTGAAGCAGTTTACGAAAATTTAGACGGAGTAAAATCTGTTGTTTCAGGTTTCTCCGGAGGAAATGTTGCCGACCCTACTTATGAAGAAGTTTGCACTGGAAAAACAGGTCACGCTGAAGTTGTTCAGATTACTTATGATAAAAACGTAACCGATATTAATGATATTTTCAAGATCTTCTTTACAGTTCACGATCCAACAACCTTAAACAGACAAGGTGCAGATGTTGGAACACAATATCGATCTGTGATTTTTTACAAAAACGACGAACAAAGAAAAGCAGCTCAAAGTATCATTGCCGAACTCAACAAAGCAAAAGTTTACAGTAGCCCCATTGTGACAAAAGTAGAACCTTTTAAAAAGTTTTATAAAGCCGAAGATTATCATCAGAATTATTATGCAAACAATAAAAATCAGCCGTATTGCAAAATGGTAATTCAGCCGAAAATAGAAAAATTTGAGAAAGTCTTTAAAGATAAACTCAAAAAGAAATAA
- a CDS encoding META domain-containing protein: MKKYTIAVFSVLTLLLNSCMASKEAKNTANIYDTTWELEYISGPRIAFEGLYPNKKPQITFDQKETKVYGNNGCNGYSVPYTLNGNSLTFGEPGPATMMFCEGGGEQQFLQQMKKITSYAIDKDGKLNLIQGDVPMMRFKKWLNNSFKINIREKGNE, from the coding sequence ATGAAAAAATATACAATTGCAGTCTTTTCAGTTTTAACCTTATTACTTAATTCATGTATGGCATCAAAAGAAGCCAAAAACACGGCCAATATTTACGATACGACTTGGGAATTAGAATATATTTCCGGACCAAGAATTGCTTTTGAAGGATTGTATCCAAATAAAAAACCACAAATTACTTTTGACCAGAAAGAAACAAAAGTGTATGGTAATAATGGATGTAACGGATATAGCGTACCCTATACCCTAAATGGAAACTCATTAACTTTTGGAGAACCGGGACCAGCAACAATGATGTTTTGTGAAGGCGGAGGAGAGCAGCAGTTTTTGCAGCAAATGAAAAAAATAACAAGTTATGCAATTGATAAAGACGGAAAACTAAATTTAATTCAAGGCGATGTGCCAATGATGAGATTTAAAAAGTGGCTAAACAATAGTTTTAAGATTAATATAAGAGAAAAGGGAAATGAGTAA